The nucleotide window TTCTTGTTTTTGTCATGTCTAGGATTTGTTTTGCAATTGATTGGACGATTGCCAGGTTTTCATTGGATATTTCGCCGCCCTTGCTTTTTTGCTGAATCACAGACAGCATCTGGACTTTAGAGTCTGGAAAGCCAGCATCTTGGTATACTTTGTCTGAGAGGCCTGCCCTGTTTCCTGCCATCACGATTTGCGCATAGCCGTTTATGCTGTCAATGATGTTGTCTAATTCTGGAAAGTGCAAACCATACCATTCCCGCAGTCTGGACGATAAACCATTAATCATGACATCGATTTCGTCTAGCGCATTTATTGCCTGGATTATGTGCAGGTCTGGGCTCTGTGATATCTCAGTTACTCTTGATGATGATAGTGATAATGCAAAGTCCCTAAGCTTTGATATTGCGTCTTGGATGTTTTTTGCAAAGCCCGCATCAATTAGGATCTGTGGTTTGTTTGATTGAATTTCATCTAGCTGTTTTTCCTCCATCATTTGCACGTCTAGGCCTTCTTTTTTGAAGACCTTGAGCAATGGCTCATCATTTAGGAAAAAGCCGGAATTAATTCCTCGCAGATAATCAATTACTGAGCCACCCTTGAGATTTCCTGCTCTGGCCTCTACAAATTCTGCTGCTGGATTATCAAAGGCAAAAGATTTGGTAACTGTATTATTTTCAGAAACAACAATTCCTAGCTCTGTTACTATAACAAAATACACATGCATTCTCACATTCTCGGATTAAAAAAGCTAACACAAATCAACTATTATAAGACAACAAAACCAACTCAATCAAGTGACGCCTGACCTTTCCGTATCGATTGGACCAATCTCACTTGGCAGGCCTGCGATGCTTGCATCAGGAATTTTGGGAATCTCACTTGAAGTTTTTGGCAGAATTTATCGAAGCGGTGCAGGCGCCGTAGTATCAAAATCACTGAGCAAAGAACCATGGGATGGCTATCCAAATCCCACCATAGTTGGAATCAAGGGCGGATATCTAAATGCGGTTGGCCTCTCAAATCCAGGCGCTCCATACTTTGCAAAAATGATCTCGCAAAACAAGGATGTACCAATCATTGTTAGTCTGGTTGGCTCAATTGAGGACGAGTTTGAATTCATGGTAAAACAATTTGAAAATTCTAATGTAACGGCGTATGAGCTAAACCTTTCATGCCCTCATGTGGAAAAGGTAGGGCTTGAAGTTGGCGATGACCCAAGACTGGTAACAAAGATTGTTTCTCGAGTAAAGTCCACAACAAAGGCTCCAGTAATAGCAAAGGTAGGACTTGGCACCACAAACTATCTTGATACTGTCAAGGCTGCAATC belongs to Candidatus Nitrosotenuis cloacae and includes:
- a CDS encoding dihydroorotate dehydrogenase, with amino-acid sequence MTPDLSVSIGPISLGRPAMLASGILGISLEVFGRIYRSGAGAVVSKSLSKEPWDGYPNPTIVGIKGGYLNAVGLSNPGAPYFAKMISQNKDVPIIVSLVGSIEDEFEFMVKQFENSNVTAYELNLSCPHVEKVGLEVGDDPRLVTKIVSRVKSTTKAPVIAKVGLGTTNYLDTVKAAIDGGADAITAINTIRAMGIDVETQRPLLSHKIGGLSGPAIKPVAVRCVYEIASKYKIPVIGCGGVSTWEDALEFIFAGASAIQVGSAIGDGWIDVFSEINDGIANYMKKKGFSNISEMVGLAKRF